One part of the Nitrospirota bacterium genome encodes these proteins:
- a CDS encoding sigma-54-dependent Fis family transcriptional regulator: MVNKNPDLGGLSVLVIEDDPSSSSRIESGLKDFGAQVYTAATASEVSGTLSLEQVNVILISLTLADEKCLSIIKDYKAAHPGTLFYLLAEQNYCHVEPVEGSVRQILDDCLQKPLDVERFAGIVGASFGRPRTSTSLSVIEPLSVKAKPYFIFRSYTMRLALSTLPQIAASEQTVLVSGETGTGKELVARAIHMLSPRSDGPFVPINCGAIPESLIESELFGHEKGAFTGALKSRKGKFETAHNGTLFLDEIGDMPLILQIRLLRVLEDGEVYRVGSDKRIPVNVRVITATHMDLEGAVGNGLFRKDLYYRLNVLRVHLPPLRERVDDIPVLALHFLERTFDEMGHSKPYPSFSPETVHLLQQYQWPGNVRELRNIMTRVATLLPPDTKRIFPMHILPHLGEIKSPESESDILPSSEGTFIPKGTPLDKAEELLIQEALKQTDGNRTRAARLLGISLRTLRRKLNK, translated from the coding sequence ATGGTAAATAAAAACCCGGACCTTGGCGGACTCTCTGTACTTGTGATCGAAGATGACCCGTCTTCATCAAGCCGGATTGAAAGCGGCCTGAAAGATTTCGGAGCGCAGGTGTATACTGCCGCAACCGCTTCGGAGGTCTCCGGGACACTTTCGCTTGAACAGGTCAATGTAATACTCATCTCGCTGACACTTGCAGATGAAAAATGCCTGAGCATCATAAAAGATTACAAGGCAGCACATCCCGGCACACTCTTTTATCTTCTGGCCGAGCAGAACTACTGCCATGTGGAGCCTGTTGAAGGGTCGGTCAGGCAGATACTTGATGACTGCCTTCAAAAGCCTCTTGATGTGGAAAGATTTGCAGGCATAGTGGGCGCGAGCTTCGGCAGGCCCCGCACATCGACTTCCCTGTCGGTGATCGAGCCGTTAAGCGTGAAGGCCAAACCATACTTCATCTTCCGCTCCTACACTATGAGACTCGCGCTCTCCACCCTTCCGCAGATCGCAGCCTCAGAGCAGACAGTTCTCGTCTCAGGGGAGACAGGCACGGGAAAAGAACTGGTCGCTCGCGCGATACACATGTTAAGCCCGCGCTCCGACGGACCATTTGTGCCTATAAACTGCGGCGCGATCCCTGAAAGTTTGATTGAGAGCGAGCTCTTCGGGCATGAAAAAGGCGCCTTCACCGGGGCGTTAAAAAGCAGGAAGGGAAAATTTGAGACCGCCCATAACGGGACCCTGTTTCTTGATGAGATCGGCGATATGCCTCTTATCCTGCAGATCCGTCTGCTGCGCGTGCTTGAAGACGGAGAGGTTTACCGCGTCGGCAGTGATAAACGGATACCGGTTAACGTCAGGGTGATAACAGCCACGCATATGGACCTTGAAGGCGCTGTTGGCAACGGCCTTTTCCGCAAAGACCTTTACTACCGTTTAAACGTACTCCGCGTCCACCTGCCGCCCCTCAGGGAGCGCGTTGATGACATCCCCGTGCTTGCGCTTCATTTTCTTGAGAGGACCTTTGACGAAATGGGACATTCAAAACCCTACCCGTCTTTTTCACCGGAAACCGTTCACCTTCTTCAACAATATCAGTGGCCTGGAAATGTCAGGGAGCTCAGGAATATCATGACGCGTGTTGCGACCCTGCTGCCGCCTGACACAAAACGGATATTCCCCATGCATATACTTCCACACCTTGGTGAGATAAAAAGCCCTGAAAGCGAATCAGATATCCTGCCGTCTTCCGAAGGGACATTTATTCCAAAAGGCACCCCC